In Salirhabdus salicampi, the sequence TTATGATTGGTTCTGCGGAACTCGATATTGATGCTGTAACAAAAGAAGGCAATATCGAACCGATTTTCCGAAACGGAAATTGGGCTTTGGACTTCAGTTCAGTTGAGTAGGGGCTTGATATTCAAGCTCCTTTTTTTTTGATAAAAAGCACATGGACTTCAATGAAGCCCATGTGCTTGATTAAATCGAAAAAATGAATGGTGCTACGAAAAATAAGACAGCGGCAACTCCTGCAGCGAGTAATGCAGGCTTCAATTTAAACTTTGAGTATTGGATAGGGTTTAAATCCAATATTCCTGCAGTCGTATTCGTATCATCACTTAATGGTGAAGCGAAGGCTCCAAACGTACCACTAGCAAAAACGGCACCGATAACAAATGCTAAATCCATTCCTGACACTTGAGCGAGAGATACGCCAACAGGCATTAAGATTCCCCATGTTCCCCACGAAGATCCGATAAAGTATGATAAACCACAACCGACAATGAATAGCAATGAAGCTACAAAGGACGGAGGTATCCAGGCTAGTCCAGAAGATATGACTTCCGCAAATTGTAATGCTTCGGAACCAACACTTAAAGCCCATACGAGTGTGAGAAGGACGATAACTTCCATCATTTCGTTACCACCCTCTACAAAGGCTTTTAGCATAACACCTAATTTTAAGTGTTTTAACATAAATAACATTAAACCGATAGCGGTTATTAATAAGCCAAGTACCATAGCATCAAGTACGTTTGCTTCCAAGAATACTTCTAATCCCGAAGTACCGCTTCCAAGACCTAGTACATACATAAAGAAGAACGTAAAGAAAATGATGCTAAATAGCGGAACGATTAAGTATATCGGTCTCTCAGGTAAATCCTTTCCCACTGCTGGATGACAGTCTACCCAATCATCTTCTGAGCTATTATCATCTTCCTCACCAACATTTGGAAGCTTTTTCGCTCGATGAAAAAGACCGAGATAAATACCGATTGCAACCATTGAAAAAGCAAAGAAGTTATACGGTATACTTTGTAAAAATAACCGGTACGCATCTCCAGATACACCGGCTTGGTGTATGGACAGTTCAATGACTGAGGTCATATATCCGACAAATGCAGTTGCAACAGGAATAAGTACAATTAACGGTGAGGCAGTTGTTTCAATTAGAAATCCTAATTCTTGTTTACTCATGTTAACTTTTTTACGCATTGCTCTCATAACAGGAGCAATCGTAACAATCCGAAAGCTGGGTGCACTGAATGTCCCTAAGGCGGATAGCCATGTTAATGCGAAGGCACTCTTTTTACTTGTCACTCTTGTCGAGGCCGTCTTAACAAACCCTTTTATGCCACCGGAAATTTTCATTAAAGTAACTAAAGCGGAAAACATATAAAGAAAGATAATAATTTTTAAGTTATTTGGATCAGATAAACTTTCGACAACAAAACGTAATGTAGCCGTTAATCCATCTAACCAATGTAGTTCAGCCAAATAACCGGCTGACAATACACCTAAGAATAAGCTTGGAATTACTTGTTTCGAAAAAATAGCCATTATAATAACGACGATAAATGGTACTAATGCCAGCCATTCCATATGCGCATTACCCTTTCTTTTCGTTCTGTTGTTATGTTGTGAAAAATAGGGTGAACTATGCAAAAAGAAAAAACACCTTGTCATTATGACAAGGCGCCCCTCTTAAAGATATCTCTTATATCGTTTCCCTCAGTGTCTGTTTTCGTTGAAGTTCTTTTGACAGTTGTTCATGAAGCCATGAAATAAATTCTTCTTCCTGTCCATCTAGCTTCCGGTTCAATTTCTGTTCGAACTCTTTCACAAGCGTTTCGAAGCTAAATAAGGTACTCATAATCTTCCCCCTTACAAAACATCCCAACTATTATTATACATCCTTTTCGCAATTTTGTAATAATTTTTACAAAAATTGTACGATTAAGAAAAATGTTGTAATGCAATTAGAGATTAACGAAGGAAGTGAAGATTTATTTCTTTATGTAATACTTGTTACAATATAAGTGGAGGGATTAGATGAAAGAAGAGTTACATAATATTTTGCAACAACACATTTCTCCCCATAGCCGTATTCAAAAAGTATCCGGTGGAATGATTAATGATGCATATTACGTTGAAACTGATGAACAACCTTTTTTCGTTAAAACAAACAGTAATGTTCCACACTCTTTTTTTCGCCAAGAAGCGGAGGGTTTAGCCTTAATTAGGAATACAAACGCAATAAACGTTCCTAACGTTTATTTTTATAACGAGCCAAAAGATGATGAACATGGTGTTCTTATATTGGAATGGGTTGAAGGAGATAAGAAGAAACATACCGAATCGACGTTGGGGAGACAGCTTGCAAACATGCACAAACAACATCAAAAAAAGCATGGGTTTTATGAAGATACGTTTATAGGTAACTTAACACAACCGAATGAACTATACGATAATTGGATCGAGTATTATCGCAACCATAGAATCATTCCACAAATGGAACTAGCAGAACAACTGAATCGAATGCCATTAAATAGAAGGGACAAACTAAATAAGTTGCTCGATCAACTTGAACGTTACATTCCATCCCAAACGGCACCTTCTTTATTACACGGTGACCTTTGGGGTGGGAATTGGATTGTAGGACGAAATGGTGAACCTTATCTTATTGATCCATCAGTCGTTTATGGTGATCGATTATTTGAATTAGCTTTCACTGAATTGTTTGGTGGATATTCCGGTGAATTTTATGAAGCCTATCATGAAGCCTACCCAATACCTAATTATTACGACGATATAAAACCTATTTACCAATTGTTTTATTTACTCGTTCACTTAAATATATTTGGGAAAACGTATGGTCATGGCATCGATCGAATATTAAAAAAGTATGTATGACAAAGGAAGAGGCAGGGTCATTGTGTGATGACACCTGCTTTTACTAGTTCTCTTACTTTTGGATTTAAAGTTTTCATCATCCATTGTTCATAAATATGTTTCTGCTCTT encodes:
- a CDS encoding fructosamine kinase family protein; the encoded protein is MKEELHNILQQHISPHSRIQKVSGGMINDAYYVETDEQPFFVKTNSNVPHSFFRQEAEGLALIRNTNAINVPNVYFYNEPKDDEHGVLILEWVEGDKKKHTESTLGRQLANMHKQHQKKHGFYEDTFIGNLTQPNELYDNWIEYYRNHRIIPQMELAEQLNRMPLNRRDKLNKLLDQLERYIPSQTAPSLLHGDLWGGNWIVGRNGEPYLIDPSVVYGDRLFELAFTELFGGYSGEFYEAYHEAYPIPNYYDDIKPIYQLFYLLVHLNIFGKTYGHGIDRILKKYV
- a CDS encoding Na+/H+ antiporter NhaC family protein; its protein translation is MEWLALVPFIVVIIMAIFSKQVIPSLFLGVLSAGYLAELHWLDGLTATLRFVVESLSDPNNLKIIIFLYMFSALVTLMKISGGIKGFVKTASTRVTSKKSAFALTWLSALGTFSAPSFRIVTIAPVMRAMRKKVNMSKQELGFLIETTASPLIVLIPVATAFVGYMTSVIELSIHQAGVSGDAYRLFLQSIPYNFFAFSMVAIGIYLGLFHRAKKLPNVGEEDDNSSEDDWVDCHPAVGKDLPERPIYLIVPLFSIIFFTFFFMYVLGLGSGTSGLEVFLEANVLDAMVLGLLITAIGLMLFMLKHLKLGVMLKAFVEGGNEMMEVIVLLTLVWALSVGSEALQFAEVISSGLAWIPPSFVASLLFIVGCGLSYFIGSSWGTWGILMPVGVSLAQVSGMDLAFVIGAVFASGTFGAFASPLSDDTNTTAGILDLNPIQYSKFKLKPALLAAGVAAVLFFVAPFIFSI